From the genome of Gallus gallus isolate bGalGal1 chromosome 32, bGalGal1.mat.broiler.GRCg7b, whole genome shotgun sequence, one region includes:
- the LOC112531397 gene encoding uncharacterized protein LOC112531397 isoform X4, which yields MRAQFASGTLTDLQRVNLLEELLQAHERAVEKRKAEARESLMKDAQQIRAERTAARKEDLEQVGWSWGSSSELSALTALALWEDLGPHPSGPWGPAQPPHMAQPLSLQEKQFIAQLEDQLKAETEEIEVLRQERQRLQEEREELELEGAWQQHQLELEAAHVPGAVLPELVEAELVRGRAQRTLTLSDKVLLGDRAPCSAAAVLLRCRAATVLHEPRLCSRA from the exons ATGCGGGCCCAGTTTGCCAGCGGGACATTAACAGATCTGCAGCGTGTGAatctgctggaggagctgctgcag GCTCATGAGCGCGCCGTGGAGAAGCGCAAGGCTGAGGCCAGGGAATCCTTGATGAAG GATGCCCAGCAAATACGGGCAGAAAGAACAGCTGCCAGGAAGGAGGATCTGGAGCAGGTAGGGTGGAGCTGGGGCTCGTcctcagagctcagtgcactcaCAGCTTTGGCTCTGTGGGAGGACCTTGGTCCCCATCCCTCGGGTCCGTGGGGCCCAGCGCAGCCACCCCACATGGCACAGCCAttgtctttgcaggagaagcagtTCATTGCCCAGCTGGAAGATCAGCTGAAGGCTGAGACAGAGGAGATCGAG GTGCTGCGCCAGGAAAGACAGCGCCTGCAAGAGGAGcgggaggagctggagctggagggtgCCTG gcagcagcatcagctggagctggaggcagcccacgtgcctggggctgtgctgccggaGCTGGTGGAAGCAGAGCTGGTAAGGGGCAGAGCCCAGCGCACCCTCACCCTGTCCGACAAGGTTCTCCTCGGGgacagggctccctgcagcgctgcagctgtgctgctgcgcTGCCGGGCTGCCACTGTCCTGCACGAGCCccggctgtgcagcagggcctgA
- the LOC112531397 gene encoding uncharacterized protein LOC112531397 isoform X8, with the protein MRAQFASGTLTDLQRVNLLEELLQAHERAVEKRKAEARESLMKDAQQIRAERTAARKEDLEQVGWSWGSSSELSALTALALWEDLGPHPSGPWGPAQPPHMAQPLSLQEKQFIAQLEDQLKAETEEIEVLRQERQRLQEEREELELEGAWQQHQLELEAAHVPGAVLPELVEAELEKAERARRRGLAFWMK; encoded by the exons ATGCGGGCCCAGTTTGCCAGCGGGACATTAACAGATCTGCAGCGTGTGAatctgctggaggagctgctgcag GCTCATGAGCGCGCCGTGGAGAAGCGCAAGGCTGAGGCCAGGGAATCCTTGATGAAG GATGCCCAGCAAATACGGGCAGAAAGAACAGCTGCCAGGAAGGAGGATCTGGAGCAGGTAGGGTGGAGCTGGGGCTCGTcctcagagctcagtgcactcaCAGCTTTGGCTCTGTGGGAGGACCTTGGTCCCCATCCCTCGGGTCCGTGGGGCCCAGCGCAGCCACCCCACATGGCACAGCCAttgtctttgcaggagaagcagtTCATTGCCCAGCTGGAAGATCAGCTGAAGGCTGAGACAGAGGAGATCGAG GTGCTGCGCCAGGAAAGACAGCGCCTGCAAGAGGAGcgggaggagctggagctggagggtgCCTG gcagcagcatcagctggagctggaggcagcccacgtgcctggggctgtgctgccggaGCTGGTGGAAGCAGAGCTG
- the LOC112531391 gene encoding uncharacterized protein LOC112531391 isoform X1, with product MTSQMPWGGAGAVGQRGTCWPHSAGGAGPARSCASGAVMRAQCVSRRLRAVWRAKLVEEELLAHAAVEKCKAVARESLMKDAQKLRAERTAARKEKLKQEKHLVAQLEEQLQAETEEMEVLRQEKQHLQEEREELELEGAWQQHQLELEAAHVPGAVLPKLVEAELEKKEQARRRGLAFWMKTICLIFVSLLLLLVAVLGSAVLYAQHYDQELLYRLLLRVLPQAMYASPAYFASRSLRVVCDGLLPI from the exons ATGACCTCACAGATGCCCTGGGGtggggcaggggcagtgggTCAGCGCGGAACCTGCTGGCCCCATTCTGCGGGTGGTGCTGGTCCAGCGAGGAGCTGTGCGAGTGGTGCAGTAATGCGGGCCCAGTGTGTCAGCAGAAGATTAAGGGCGGTGTGGCGTGCGAagctggtggaggaggagctgctg GCTCATGCGGCCGTGGAGAAGTGCAAGGCCGTGGCCAGGGAATCCTTGATGAAG GATGCCCAGAAATTACGGGCAGAAAGAACAGCTGCCaggaaagagaagctgaagcag gagaagcatCTCGTTGCCcagctggaagagcagctgcaggctgagacaGAGGAGATGGAG GTGCTGCgccaggaaaaacagcaccTGCAAGAGGAGcgggaggagctggagctggagggtgCCTG gcagcagcatcagctggagctggaggcagcccacgtgcctggggctgtgctgccgaAGCTGGTGGAGGCAGAGCTG gagaagaaggagcaggCGAGGAGACGAGGGCTCGCCTTCTGGATGAA GACAATCTGCCTCATCTTCgtcagcctcctgctgctgctcgttgctgtgctgggctctgcagtgctgtacgCCCAGCACTATGACCAGGAGCTGTTGTATCGGCTCCTGCTGCGAGTGCTGCCCCAGGCAATGTACGCTTCCCCGGCGTACTTTGCGAGCAGGAGCCTGCGTGTCGtctgtgatgggctgctgcccatctga